The following proteins are encoded in a genomic region of Peromyscus eremicus chromosome 14, PerEre_H2_v1, whole genome shotgun sequence:
- the Srsf5 gene encoding serine/arginine-rich splicing factor 5 isoform X3 produces the protein MSGCRVFIGRLNPAAREKDVERFFKGYGRIRDIDLKRGFGFVEFEDPRDADDAVYELDGKELCSERVTIEHARARSRGGRGRGRYSDRFSSRRPRNDRRNAPPVRTENRLIVENLSSRVSWQPICVVGLMTRSACGLS, from the exons ATGAGTGGCTGTCGAGTGTTCATCGGGAGACTAAACCCAGCAGCGAGGGAGAAAGACGTGGAAAGGTTCTTCAAGGGTTATGGACGGATCAGAGATATTGATCTGAAAAGAGGTTTTGGGTTTGTG GAATTTGAGGACCCAAGGGATGCAGATGATGCTGTTTATGAGCTTGATGGAAAAGAACTTTGCAGTGAAAG AGTTACAATTGAACATGCTCGTGCTCGGTCTCGAGGTGGGCGAGGAAGAGGACGATACTCTGACCGTTTTAGTAGTCGAAGACCACGAAATGATAGACG AAATGCTCCACCTGTAAGAACAGAAAATCGACTTATAGTTGAGAATTTATCCTCAAGAGTCAGCTGGCAG CCTATCTGTGTCGTTGGCCTTATGACGAGGAGTGCCTGTGGGTTATCCTAA
- the Srsf5 gene encoding serine/arginine-rich splicing factor 5 isoform X1, producing MSGCRVFIGRLNPAAREKDVERFFKGYGRIRDIDLKRGFGFVEFEDPRDADDAVYELDGKELCSERVTIEHARARSRGGRGRGRYSDRFSSRRPRNDRRNAPPVRTENRLIVENLSSRVSWQDLKDFMRQAGEVTFADAHRPKLNEGVVEFASYGDLKNAIEKLSGKEINGRKIKLIEGSKRHSRSRSRSRSRTRSSSRSRSRSRSRRSKSYSRSRSRSRSRSKSRSGSRSPVPEKSQKRGSSSRSKSPASVDRQRSRSRSRSRSVDSGN from the exons ATGAGTGGCTGTCGAGTGTTCATCGGGAGACTAAACCCAGCAGCGAGGGAGAAAGACGTGGAAAGGTTCTTCAAGGGTTATGGACGGATCAGAGATATTGATCTGAAAAGAGGTTTTGGGTTTGTG GAATTTGAGGACCCAAGGGATGCAGATGATGCTGTTTATGAGCTTGATGGAAAAGAACTTTGCAGTGAAAG AGTTACAATTGAACATGCTCGTGCTCGGTCTCGAGGTGGGCGAGGAAGAGGACGATACTCTGACCGTTTTAGTAGTCGAAGACCACGAAATGATAGACG AAATGCTCCACCTGTAAGAACAGAAAATCGACTTATAGTTGAGAATTTATCCTCAAGAGTCAGCTGGCAG GATCTCAAAGATTTCATGAGACAAGCTGGGGAAGTAACCTTTGCGGATGCACATCGGCCTAAACTAAATGAAGG GGTAGTTGAGTTTGCCTCTTATGGTGACTTAAAGAATGCTATTGAAAagctttctggaaaggaaattaacgggaggaaaataaaattaattgaaGGAAGCAAAAGGCACAG CAGGTCAAGAAGCAGGTCACGATCTCGGACCAGGAGTTCCTCTAGGTCCCGGAGCCGATCTCGTTCCCGTAGAAGCAAGTCTTACAGCCGCtcaaggagcaggagcaggagccgGAGCAAGTCCCGTTCTGGTAGTAGATCTCCTGTGCCTGAGAAGAGCCAGAAACGTGGTTCTTCAAGTAGATCTAAGTCTCCAGCATCTGTGGATCGCCAGAGGTCCCGATCTCGGTCCAGGTCCAGATCAGTTGACAGTGGCAATTAA
- the Srsf5 gene encoding serine/arginine-rich splicing factor 5 isoform X2 yields the protein MSGCRVFIGRLNPAAREKDVERFFKGYGRIRDIDLKRGFGFVEFEDPRDADDAVYELDGKELCSERVTIEHARARSRGGRGRGRYSDRFSSRRPRNDRRNAPPVRTENRLIVENLSSRVSWQDLKDFMRQAGEVTFADAHRPKLNEGVVEFASYGDLKNAIEKLSGKEINGRKIKLIEGSKRHRSRSRSRSRTRSSSRSRSRSRSRRSKSYSRSRSRSRSRSKSRSGSRSPVPEKSQKRGSSSRSKSPASVDRQRSRSRSRSRSVDSGN from the exons ATGAGTGGCTGTCGAGTGTTCATCGGGAGACTAAACCCAGCAGCGAGGGAGAAAGACGTGGAAAGGTTCTTCAAGGGTTATGGACGGATCAGAGATATTGATCTGAAAAGAGGTTTTGGGTTTGTG GAATTTGAGGACCCAAGGGATGCAGATGATGCTGTTTATGAGCTTGATGGAAAAGAACTTTGCAGTGAAAG AGTTACAATTGAACATGCTCGTGCTCGGTCTCGAGGTGGGCGAGGAAGAGGACGATACTCTGACCGTTTTAGTAGTCGAAGACCACGAAATGATAGACG AAATGCTCCACCTGTAAGAACAGAAAATCGACTTATAGTTGAGAATTTATCCTCAAGAGTCAGCTGGCAG GATCTCAAAGATTTCATGAGACAAGCTGGGGAAGTAACCTTTGCGGATGCACATCGGCCTAAACTAAATGAAGG GGTAGTTGAGTTTGCCTCTTATGGTGACTTAAAGAATGCTATTGAAAagctttctggaaaggaaattaacgggaggaaaataaaattaattgaaGGAAGCAAAAGGCACAG GTCAAGAAGCAGGTCACGATCTCGGACCAGGAGTTCCTCTAGGTCCCGGAGCCGATCTCGTTCCCGTAGAAGCAAGTCTTACAGCCGCtcaaggagcaggagcaggagccgGAGCAAGTCCCGTTCTGGTAGTAGATCTCCTGTGCCTGAGAAGAGCCAGAAACGTGGTTCTTCAAGTAGATCTAAGTCTCCAGCATCTGTGGATCGCCAGAGGTCCCGATCTCGGTCCAGGTCCAGATCAGTTGACAGTGGCAATTAA